Proteins from a genomic interval of Haemophilus parainfluenzae T3T1:
- a CDS encoding SLC13 family permease, producing MQTQQTFLSKYKSLIILALDFVFMLVLIKILPFSAQENRGLALLIFIGILWLTEAFNITVTSLMVPVVAIGLGLINTQKALAPFSTPIIYMFFGGFVVAAVLQIQNLDKIIANYIIRLAKGNLKLSITYLFTATTFLSMWINNTAVAAMMLPLTMGMLKGINAEKNHRLYAFVLLGMAFSASIGGIGTLVGSAPNAILASQIQVTFTEWLGYGFPVMILLVPSMIFSLWVILRPDFSVEFNPSLEKVSFNRKNIITLVIFIGMAIMLLFSSLLNPWISAFLELPKKIENFDTVIALCVVIFICVSGVASWKEIQERVEWGVLVLFGGGLTLSIVMKDSGASKIMADSIVQFVQTKPLWVLCFVITAFIIFLTEFTSNTASAALIMPIVISVAQSMNLPPIALAAIIACGASCAFMLPIATPPNAIVFATGNVKQLDMAKVGLILNLFCIAIIGSMTYFVWL from the coding sequence ATGCAAACTCAACAAACCTTTCTCTCTAAATATAAAAGTCTCATTATTCTTGCCTTAGACTTTGTCTTCATGTTGGTGTTAATCAAAATACTGCCGTTTTCTGCTCAAGAGAATCGCGGGCTAGCCTTGCTGATTTTTATTGGGATTTTATGGTTAACGGAAGCCTTTAATATTACCGTGACATCCCTCATGGTGCCTGTTGTTGCTATTGGATTAGGCTTGATTAATACACAAAAAGCCCTTGCCCCATTCTCCACGCCAATTATTTATATGTTCTTTGGGGGATTTGTGGTAGCTGCGGTGCTGCAAATTCAGAACCTAGACAAGATTATTGCGAATTACATTATCCGTTTGGCCAAAGGAAACTTAAAGCTTTCTATAACCTACCTTTTCACCGCAACGACATTCCTTTCCATGTGGATTAACAACACCGCTGTGGCAGCCATGATGTTACCGCTCACTATGGGGATGTTAAAAGGTATCAATGCAGAGAAAAATCATCGATTGTATGCTTTTGTCTTGTTAGGTATGGCATTTAGTGCCAGTATCGGTGGTATTGGTACGTTGGTGGGAAGTGCACCAAACGCGATTTTGGCATCTCAAATTCAAGTGACCTTCACTGAATGGCTAGGCTACGGTTTCCCGGTAATGATCTTACTTGTGCCTTCAATGATTTTTTCTTTATGGGTGATTTTACGTCCAGATTTTTCTGTTGAATTTAATCCGTCGCTTGAGAAAGTCAGTTTTAACCGAAAAAATATCATTACCTTAGTGATCTTTATCGGTATGGCGATTATGTTACTTTTCAGCTCTCTCTTAAACCCATGGATTAGTGCTTTCCTTGAATTACCGAAAAAAATCGAAAACTTTGATACGGTGATTGCGCTATGCGTTGTGATCTTTATTTGTGTTTCAGGTGTCGCAAGTTGGAAAGAAATTCAAGAACGTGTTGAATGGGGCGTGCTCGTTTTATTCGGTGGTGGTTTGACACTTAGTATTGTGATGAAAGATTCGGGTGCCAGTAAGATTATGGCGGATAGCATCGTTCAGTTTGTACAAACCAAACCGCTTTGGGTACTTTGCTTTGTGATAACCGCATTTATTATTTTCTTAACAGAATTCACATCAAATACCGCCAGTGCTGCATTGATTATGCCAATTGTGATTTCAGTTGCACAATCCATGAATTTACCGCCTATCGCTTTAGCCGCAATTATCGCTTGTGGGGCAAGTTGTGCATTTATGCTACCAATCGCTACACCGCCAAATGCTATTGTATTTGCAACAGGCAATGTGAAACAACTTGATATGGCCAAAGTCGGTTTGATTTTAAATCTATTCTGTATCGCCATCATCGGCAGCATGACTTATTTTGTGTGGTTGTAA
- a CDS encoding MFS transporter, whose translation MATSLPWYKEVSPTQKKALFAAWLGYVFDGFDYMLITYVLLDIQKEFAMSTTETSTLLLAAFVARPLGGAIFGSFADKYGRRLAMIVSIITYSVGTFLCGLSTSYIWLFIFRMIIGMGMAGEYACSSSYAIESWPQHLRTKASAFLVSGFSIGNILASQVIPWVSQTYGWRMAFFIGLAPVALVLYVRRHAPESEEWAQAKAAGKVNKVPLTDLFTEKQLPITLIIFLVCYSIFSVNWPVVGLLPLYLKENGYAENVKSLMFWAGFGILIGTLIAGFIGDKLGEKKTFVYSLLLSLFFLFPVFYLPENNVLALGALLFFLLATNLGIAGLVPKYMATFFPAEMRSTGIGFIYNFAAIGGGVSPVIAAAISERVGLGSALVYVTLFWTIVLVALVGLRLPERIQARMQQ comes from the coding sequence ATGGCAACATCATTACCATGGTATAAAGAAGTCAGTCCTACGCAAAAAAAAGCGTTATTTGCGGCTTGGTTAGGTTATGTTTTTGATGGCTTCGATTATATGCTTATCACTTATGTGCTTTTGGATATTCAAAAAGAATTCGCCATGAGCACAACGGAAACATCTACATTATTACTTGCAGCGTTCGTCGCACGTCCATTAGGTGGGGCGATTTTTGGTAGTTTTGCCGATAAATATGGTCGTCGTTTGGCGATGATTGTTTCCATTATCACGTATTCCGTTGGCACATTCTTGTGCGGTTTATCCACCAGTTATATTTGGCTTTTCATCTTCCGTATGATTATTGGTATGGGGATGGCGGGTGAATATGCTTGTTCTTCCTCTTATGCCATTGAAAGTTGGCCACAACATTTACGTACAAAAGCCAGTGCATTTTTAGTAAGTGGCTTCTCTATTGGTAATATTCTTGCTTCTCAAGTGATCCCTTGGGTGTCTCAAACTTATGGTTGGCGTATGGCTTTCTTCATCGGTTTAGCGCCAGTCGCCTTAGTGCTTTACGTTCGCCGCCATGCACCTGAAAGTGAAGAATGGGCACAAGCAAAAGCGGCGGGTAAAGTGAATAAAGTTCCACTTACTGACCTATTCACTGAAAAACAATTACCAATTACCTTAATTATTTTCTTAGTTTGTTATTCAATTTTCTCCGTAAACTGGCCGGTAGTAGGGCTGCTTCCACTTTATCTCAAAGAAAACGGCTATGCTGAAAATGTGAAATCACTGATGTTCTGGGCTGGATTTGGTATCCTCATTGGTACCTTAATTGCAGGCTTTATCGGTGATAAATTGGGTGAGAAGAAAACCTTTGTGTATAGCTTATTGTTATCACTTTTCTTCCTCTTCCCTGTATTCTATTTGCCAGAAAATAATGTATTAGCCCTTGGCGCGTTGCTCTTTTTCTTACTTGCAACTAACTTAGGGATTGCGGGTTTAGTACCAAAATATATGGCGACTTTCTTCCCAGCTGAAATGCGAAGCACAGGTATTGGTTTCATCTATAACTTTGCCGCGATTGGTGGAGGGGTATCTCCAGTGATTGCCGCGGCAATTAGCGAAAGAGTAGGACTTGGTTCAGCCCTTGTGTATGTCACCTTATTCTGGACAATTGTCCTTGTTGCTCTCGTTGGATTAAGATTGCCAGAACGTATTCAAGCTCGTATGCAACAATAA
- a CDS encoding FadR/GntR family transcriptional regulator encodes MKKTSKKEASLVLQDKIKSLIIKQNLKSGDLMPTENELIEQLGVSRSSLREAIKSLEALHILDIRHGVGTFVSESSLVPMIRGLSFHTQLNLHNDHNQLINILDIREILEYGFAPMVLGKISQEQTALLQKSVANMEKNAREQKFSPKDEYHIHLKLYEPLNNPLLIQYLDAFWQIYQQVEKGLPPPTLSPEKLAMQHRELIDAVEAHDLVRMQRAILQYFQSIRQRLQQGGHDAN; translated from the coding sequence ATGAAAAAAACAAGTAAAAAAGAAGCAAGTCTCGTTTTGCAGGATAAAATCAAATCGCTCATCATCAAACAAAATCTTAAATCTGGCGATTTGATGCCAACAGAAAATGAGCTGATTGAACAGCTTGGTGTGAGCCGTTCCAGTTTGCGTGAAGCCATTAAATCTTTAGAGGCGCTACACATTTTAGACATTCGCCATGGCGTCGGCACCTTTGTGAGTGAATCCTCTCTTGTCCCCATGATTCGTGGATTAAGCTTTCACACCCAACTGAATTTGCATAATGATCATAATCAGCTGATTAATATTTTGGATATTCGGGAAATTTTGGAATACGGTTTTGCTCCGATGGTGTTGGGAAAAATTAGCCAAGAACAGACCGCACTTTTGCAAAAATCAGTAGCCAATATGGAAAAAAATGCCCGTGAGCAAAAATTTTCCCCTAAAGATGAATACCACATTCATTTAAAACTTTATGAACCATTAAATAACCCGTTACTGATTCAATATTTAGATGCGTTTTGGCAAATTTATCAGCAAGTAGAAAAAGGCCTACCGCCACCAACACTTTCTCCTGAAAAATTAGCCATGCAACACCGTGAATTAATTGATGCAGTAGAAGCACATGATTTGGTACGCATGCAACGCGCGATCTTGCAATATTTCCAAAGTATTCGCCAACGCTTACAACAAGGAGGGCATGATGCAAACTAA
- a CDS encoding Gfo/Idh/MocA family protein, whose product MQTNGLNIALIGCGFFGVQLASAFDKAQANLIAVTDINPSLAQKLADQYGSQAFFSVEEMLAETKPDLVVIATPNYAHYSPAILALNAGCHVFIETPFTLSSSQGQHLRRLAEEKGKVIFVGHLERTLPGMLKVKAALEQGKLGRITVARAMRQRWIENLPNKEWWKLDANLTGGELFHLIHELDLLCWLLGDIEAVFAQAANQAHHDTPDSRDVLQLLLRFKNGVLGSLEMGTAYRLHQWGIQIHGENGVIEVNFFTSSVTFNYLDGKIEHVDLFDEFEADLSLRESAKGTQQYNVTHAPCQLWLSRAAEIEVQSVVEHLTQGKTSPLSLCLTEAIEVAEAAKQSMVTEKQISVKK is encoded by the coding sequence ATGCAAACTAATGGATTAAACATTGCCTTAATCGGCTGCGGCTTTTTTGGTGTTCAGTTGGCTTCAGCATTTGATAAAGCCCAAGCAAACTTAATTGCAGTGACGGATATCAATCCTTCTCTTGCACAAAAACTCGCCGACCAATATGGCAGCCAAGCCTTTTTCAGTGTAGAAGAAATGTTGGCTGAAACCAAACCTGATTTAGTCGTTATCGCCACGCCAAACTATGCTCATTATTCTCCGGCTATCTTAGCGTTAAACGCTGGCTGTCATGTCTTTATTGAAACGCCTTTTACCTTAAGCTCTTCTCAAGGCCAACATTTACGCCGTCTTGCCGAAGAAAAAGGTAAAGTCATTTTTGTGGGCCATTTAGAACGTACGTTGCCTGGCATGTTGAAAGTCAAAGCGGCTTTAGAACAAGGAAAATTAGGCCGCATTACGGTTGCACGTGCTATGCGTCAGCGTTGGATTGAAAATCTACCAAACAAAGAATGGTGGAAATTAGATGCCAATCTTACGGGCGGTGAGCTTTTCCACCTCATTCATGAGCTGGATTTACTCTGTTGGTTATTAGGCGATATTGAGGCGGTCTTTGCTCAAGCCGCTAACCAAGCGCATCACGATACGCCAGACAGCCGTGATGTGTTGCAGTTGTTATTGCGTTTTAAAAATGGCGTGTTAGGTTCGCTCGAAATGGGTACGGCTTATCGATTACACCAATGGGGCATTCAAATTCATGGTGAAAACGGTGTAATTGAAGTCAATTTCTTTACCTCAAGTGTCACATTTAATTATCTAGATGGAAAAATAGAACACGTTGATTTATTTGATGAATTTGAGGCTGATTTATCTCTACGCGAAAGTGCCAAAGGCACACAGCAATATAATGTCACCCACGCACCTTGCCAACTTTGGTTAAGCCGAGCGGCTGAAATCGAAGTGCAAAGCGTGGTAGAGCACTTAACGCAAGGAAAAACCAGTCCATTAAGTCTATGTTTAACTGAAGCCATCGAAGTTGCAGAAGCAGCGAAGCAATCCATGGTAACGGAAAAACAAATCTCAGTGAAAAAATAA
- a CDS encoding Gfo/Idh/MocA family protein, with translation MMRYGVVGVGYFGADLARFMNEFDDAQITMVYDPENGETIAQELQCVAAKSLEELVTSPEVDCVIVATPNYLHKEPVILAAKNKKHVFCEKPIALSYQDCDDMVRACEENGVTFMAGHVMNFFNGVHHAKELINQGVIGKVLYCHTARNGWEEQQPTISWKKIREKSGGHLYHHIHELDCVQFIMGGMPKTVTMAAANVAHKGEKFGDEDDMIFVTMEYDDNRFAVLEWGSAFRWGEHYVLIQGEKGAIKLDMYNTKGTLRVDGKDTYFLIHETQEEDDDRTRIYNSTEMDGAIQYGKPGKRTPLWLSSIMKKEMRYLNDILHGMEPTEEFVKLLTGEAARAAIATADACTRSRYENRKVDLAEIIGK, from the coding sequence ATGATGCGATATGGTGTTGTTGGCGTTGGCTATTTTGGTGCAGATTTAGCCCGTTTCATGAATGAATTTGATGATGCACAGATTACCATGGTATACGACCCTGAAAATGGTGAAACCATTGCTCAAGAATTACAATGCGTAGCGGCAAAATCTCTTGAAGAATTGGTCACTTCCCCTGAGGTGGATTGCGTAATTGTCGCCACTCCAAACTACTTACACAAAGAACCAGTAATCCTTGCCGCGAAAAATAAAAAACACGTTTTCTGTGAAAAACCAATCGCCTTAAGTTATCAAGACTGTGACGACATGGTGCGCGCTTGCGAAGAAAATGGCGTCACCTTTATGGCTGGCCATGTGATGAACTTCTTTAACGGTGTTCACCATGCCAAAGAATTAATCAATCAAGGCGTGATCGGTAAAGTGCTTTACTGCCATACCGCACGTAACGGCTGGGAAGAACAACAACCAACTATTTCATGGAAAAAAATCCGTGAAAAATCTGGCGGTCACTTATACCACCATATTCACGAATTAGACTGCGTACAATTCATTATGGGGGGCATGCCAAAAACCGTTACCATGGCAGCCGCCAATGTTGCACACAAAGGCGAAAAATTTGGTGATGAAGACGATATGATTTTTGTCACCATGGAATACGATGATAATCGCTTCGCTGTTCTAGAATGGGGTTCCGCTTTCCGTTGGGGTGAGCATTATGTATTAATCCAAGGAGAAAAAGGCGCGATCAAACTTGATATGTACAATACCAAAGGTACCCTTCGCGTGGATGGAAAAGACACCTATTTCCTCATTCACGAAACCCAAGAAGAAGATGATGACCGCACCCGTATTTACAACAGCACAGAAATGGACGGTGCGATTCAATACGGTAAACCAGGTAAACGTACACCGCTATGGTTGAGCTCTATCATGAAAAAAGAAATGCGTTATTTAAATGACATTCTCCATGGAATGGAACCAACTGAGGAATTTGTAAAATTACTCACCGGTGAAGCTGCTCGTGCCGCCATCGCCACTGCCGATGCGTGTACCCGTTCTCGTTACGAAAACCGCAAAGTTGATTTAGCAGAAATCATCGGTAAATAA
- the pdxH gene encoding pyridoxamine 5'-phosphate oxidase, with the protein MDLHDIREDYCKQALSQHDCDPNPIKQFEKWLNEAITAKVNEPTGVNVAAVNADGRPTSRMVLLKEVNEQGFVFFTNYHSRKGRAIEHNPFVALTFFWPELERSVRIEGKAEKISPEQSDEYFATRPYTSRIGAWASEQSAVISSHKSLLAKAALIAAKHPLNVPRPPHWGGYLVIPDRIEFWQGRPSRLHDRICYLFNDGKWERERLSP; encoded by the coding sequence ATGGACTTACATGATATTCGTGAGGATTATTGCAAACAGGCGCTTTCTCAGCATGATTGCGATCCCAATCCAATAAAACAATTTGAAAAATGGCTCAACGAAGCGATTACGGCTAAAGTAAACGAGCCGACAGGTGTTAATGTTGCGGCAGTCAATGCAGACGGCCGCCCAACAAGTCGAATGGTGCTGTTGAAAGAAGTGAACGAACAAGGCTTTGTATTTTTCACGAATTATCACAGTCGAAAAGGTCGCGCCATAGAACATAATCCTTTCGTCGCCCTGACATTCTTTTGGCCAGAATTAGAACGTTCTGTTCGTATTGAGGGCAAAGCCGAAAAAATCTCGCCTGAACAATCAGATGAATATTTTGCGACTCGACCTTACACCAGCCGAATTGGCGCTTGGGCCAGTGAGCAAAGTGCGGTCATTTCTAGCCACAAATCTTTATTAGCGAAAGCGGCACTGATTGCAGCAAAACACCCATTAAATGTCCCACGCCCGCCACATTGGGGCGGTTATCTTGTGATTCCTGATCGCATCGAATTCTGGCAAGGTCGCCCAAGTCGTTTACATGACAGAATTTGTTATTTATTCAATGACGGAAAATGGGAGAGAGAAAGATTATCACCGTAA
- a CDS encoding ABC transporter substrate-binding protein, which yields MKLKATLTLIAASLFLAACDQSGSAAKENAKAETAKPSGNNTFVYCTAKAPLGFSPALVMEGTSYNASSQQVYNRLVEFKKGSTDLEPALAESWEISDDGLTYTFHLRKGVKFHTTKEFTPTRDFNADDVIFSFQRQLDPNHPYHNVSKGTYPYFKAMKFPDLLKSVEKVDDNTVRITLNKKDATFLASLGMDFISIYSAEYADAMLKAGKPETIDNKPVGTGPFIFVDYKTDQAAQYVANETYWKGRTPLDRLVISIVPDATTRYAKLQAGSCDLILFPNVADLAKMKTDPKVQLLEQKGLNVAYIAFNTEKAPFDNVKVRQALNYAVDKKAIIEAVYQGAGTAAKNPLPPTIWSYNDEIQDYPYDPEKAKQLLAEAGYPNGFETDFWIQPVVRASNPNPKRMAELVMADWAKVGVKANPVTFEWADYQKRAKAGELTTGIFGWSGDNGDPDNFLSPLLASANAGNSNFARFKNAEFDALLDKAIGLTNKEERAALYKQAQVIFHDQAPWIPVAHSVGFAPLSPRVKGYVQSPFGYDAFYGVSVDGK from the coding sequence ATGAAATTAAAAGCGACCTTAACTCTTATTGCAGCCAGTTTGTTTTTAGCAGCTTGTGATCAATCTGGTTCTGCGGCAAAAGAAAATGCGAAAGCAGAAACAGCAAAACCTTCAGGCAATAACACGTTTGTGTACTGTACGGCAAAAGCACCACTTGGCTTTAGCCCAGCATTGGTAATGGAAGGCACATCTTACAATGCGAGTTCACAACAAGTGTATAACCGCTTGGTTGAATTCAAAAAAGGTTCAACTGACCTTGAGCCTGCATTGGCTGAAAGTTGGGAGATCAGTGATGATGGTTTAACTTACACGTTCCATTTGCGTAAAGGGGTGAAATTCCATACGACAAAAGAATTTACGCCAACACGTGATTTTAATGCAGATGACGTGATCTTTTCTTTCCAACGTCAGTTAGATCCTAACCACCCTTACCACAATGTATCAAAAGGGACTTATCCGTATTTCAAAGCAATGAAATTCCCAGATTTATTAAAATCAGTTGAGAAAGTGGATGACAACACCGTTCGTATTACTTTGAATAAAAAAGATGCGACTTTCTTAGCAAGCTTGGGTATGGACTTTATCTCTATTTACTCAGCTGAATATGCAGATGCGATGTTGAAAGCGGGTAAACCAGAAACGATCGATAACAAACCTGTGGGTACAGGTCCGTTTATTTTTGTGGATTACAAAACTGACCAAGCTGCGCAATATGTAGCAAATGAAACCTATTGGAAAGGTCGTACACCGCTTGATCGTTTAGTCATCAGCATCGTTCCAGATGCGACTACGCGTTATGCGAAGTTACAAGCGGGTTCTTGTGATTTAATTCTCTTCCCGAATGTGGCGGATTTAGCCAAAATGAAAACTGATCCGAAAGTACAGCTTTTGGAACAAAAAGGTTTGAACGTGGCATATATCGCATTCAATACGGAAAAAGCACCGTTTGATAACGTGAAAGTGCGCCAAGCATTGAACTATGCTGTAGATAAAAAAGCAATTATTGAAGCGGTTTATCAAGGTGCGGGTACGGCAGCGAAAAACCCACTACCACCAACAATCTGGAGTTATAACGACGAAATCCAAGATTATCCGTATGATCCAGAGAAAGCGAAACAGCTTTTAGCGGAAGCAGGTTATCCAAACGGCTTTGAAACGGACTTCTGGATTCAACCAGTGGTACGTGCGTCTAACCCAAATCCAAAACGTATGGCTGAACTTGTGATGGCAGACTGGGCGAAAGTTGGCGTAAAAGCAAATCCAGTCACATTTGAATGGGCTGACTATCAAAAACGTGCTAAAGCAGGCGAATTAACGACAGGTATCTTTGGTTGGTCAGGTGATAACGGTGATCCGGATAACTTCCTTTCTCCATTACTTGCAAGTGCTAACGCTGGCAACTCAAACTTTGCTCGTTTCAAAAATGCAGAATTTGATGCCTTATTAGATAAAGCAATTGGCTTAACGAATAAAGAAGAACGTGCGGCGCTTTATAAACAAGCACAAGTAATTTTCCATGATCAAGCACCATGGATTCCAGTTGCGCATTCTGTTGGTTTCGCACCACTTAGCCCTCGCGTAAAAGGCTACGTACAAAGTCCATTTGGCTATGATGCGTTTTATGGCGTGAGTGTTGATGGTAAATAA
- a CDS encoding MDR family MFS transporter, with product MVEKDAVIERQHYKGLAWVASMALFMQSLDATILNTALPTIATDLQTPVFEMQMAIIAYSLAVALFIPLTAWAAAKFGTLTVFRSAVFTFVLGSVACAMATSLETLVLARIIQGIGGAFMMPVARLAIIQTVPKNQLINAWNLMATAGLIGPILGPILGGWLVVHTSWHWIFLINIPIGMLGFWAAAKVMGNHKGNASKLDWTGFLLFAFGLVGLTLGLDLLGESHRNNMTTYSALSIGIALLVAYYFYAKGNERAILPLSLFNTRTFRLGIAANIFIRLSGSAVPFLLPLMFQLSFGYSAEESGWLLAPIALMSVVFKRFIGHILNILGYKTTLILSSLLMAGSTVSMSWLDTSSSTTWIICNLMWYGACMSMIFTSINTLTVGDLSQAQSGVGSTVLSIVQQVGIGFGIAVASIILTLYRQFIGNEGEALQHAFSYTFLTTSVFAIALVWILSYLRKTDGDHLRKKR from the coding sequence ATGGTGGAAAAAGACGCAGTAATAGAACGTCAGCACTATAAAGGGCTGGCTTGGGTGGCTTCCATGGCTTTGTTTATGCAAAGCTTGGATGCGACTATTTTAAATACTGCCTTACCCACCATCGCAACAGATCTGCAAACCCCTGTCTTTGAAATGCAAATGGCGATTATCGCCTATTCTCTTGCCGTTGCTTTATTTATTCCTTTAACCGCTTGGGCGGCAGCGAAATTTGGTACGCTTACGGTTTTCCGTTCAGCTGTTTTTACCTTTGTATTGGGTTCAGTCGCTTGTGCGATGGCAACGTCTCTCGAGACTCTTGTGCTCGCACGAATTATCCAAGGTATTGGCGGGGCATTTATGATGCCCGTTGCCCGTCTTGCCATTATTCAAACGGTACCGAAAAATCAATTAATTAATGCCTGGAATTTAATGGCAACAGCAGGACTCATCGGCCCGATTCTTGGCCCGATTTTAGGCGGTTGGCTTGTGGTGCATACGTCATGGCATTGGATTTTCTTAATCAATATTCCTATTGGTATGTTAGGCTTCTGGGCGGCGGCTAAAGTGATGGGAAATCATAAGGGCAATGCGAGTAAGTTAGACTGGACAGGCTTTTTACTCTTTGCATTTGGTTTAGTTGGTTTAACGCTCGGGCTTGATTTACTGGGCGAAAGTCACCGTAACAATATGACTACATATAGTGCATTGTCGATTGGTATTGCATTATTGGTGGCCTATTATTTTTATGCAAAAGGTAATGAACGTGCCATTTTACCGTTATCTCTTTTCAATACGAGAACATTCCGATTAGGTATTGCAGCCAATATCTTTATTCGCCTTTCCGGTTCGGCTGTGCCGTTCTTATTACCATTAATGTTCCAACTTTCTTTTGGCTATTCAGCTGAAGAGTCAGGCTGGTTGCTTGCACCCATTGCGCTAATGTCTGTCGTATTTAAACGTTTTATTGGGCACATCTTAAATATTTTAGGTTATAAAACCACGTTAATTTTATCGTCACTTTTAATGGCAGGCTCAACGGTTTCCATGTCATGGCTTGATACCTCATCATCAACGACGTGGATTATATGTAATCTGATGTGGTATGGTGCCTGCATGTCGATGATTTTTACCTCAATTAACACACTTACCGTTGGCGATCTATCACAGGCACAAAGCGGTGTAGGCTCAACGGTGCTGAGTATTGTGCAACAAGTAGGAATCGGATTTGGTATCGCTGTGGCATCTATTATTTTGACGTTATACCGTCAATTTATTGGTAATGAAGGTGAAGCGTTACAACATGCTTTCAGTTATACATTTCTGACCACGTCTGTTTTTGCCATCGCATTAGTTTGGATATTGAGTTATTTACGTAAAACAGACGGGGATCATTTGCGGAAAAAACGTTGA
- the mobB gene encoding molybdopterin-guanine dinucleotide biosynthesis protein MobB, with translation MNNSLPLLGITGYSGSGKTTLLEKLLPQLIKKGLRVSVIKHSHHNAHVDKEGKDSWRMKEAGSAQVIMACDTRWALMTETPQEPVSLAYLSQQFDRHLTDLVLVEGFKQEPIPKILLHRQEMTKPLPELDENVLALATDYSLETDRTLLDINHIEQIAEFIYQWWKKTQ, from the coding sequence ATGAATAATTCCCTTCCCCTTCTTGGCATCACGGGTTACAGCGGTAGTGGCAAAACCACATTACTGGAAAAATTACTTCCTCAATTAATTAAAAAAGGTTTACGTGTTTCAGTGATTAAACACAGCCATCACAACGCCCATGTGGATAAAGAAGGAAAAGACAGTTGGCGAATGAAAGAGGCGGGTTCTGCGCAAGTTATTATGGCTTGTGATACTCGCTGGGCATTGATGACAGAAACCCCTCAAGAACCAGTTTCATTAGCCTATTTAAGCCAACAATTTGATCGTCATTTAACGGATTTAGTGTTAGTGGAAGGATTTAAACAAGAACCTATTCCAAAGATTCTATTGCATCGACAAGAGATGACAAAACCGTTGCCGGAATTAGATGAAAACGTGTTGGCTTTAGCAACCGATTATTCGCTTGAAACTGACCGCACTTTATTAGATATTAATCACATTGAACAAATCGCTGAGTTTATTTATCAATGGTGGAAAAAGACGCAGTAA
- the rseB gene encoding sigma-E factor regulatory protein RseB — protein MKKTFLKLTALLGLFLLPFTAFAEEPIQSLNKMSQAMRDLNYEIAFVQTTPTNMDSFRYRHIKQGQKVYAQLVTLDGEQQEIIQRGNLVSYFQPDSRAFTINSGEIVDALSAVIRTDFSKLSQNYDFIKLGKDRIAGRFVDTIRIVPKDDFRYQYLVFLDEENGLLLRGDMLDREGKLLDQFRVVTLYIDDRLRGLTDYLNKVSMPPLLSEGKQESSLSINWKTDWLPQGFDLIRQNQDVMDGEVIENALFSDGLFTFTLYVNKADSTDAKENTWKQGAYTIYSEVMGDKEITFIGQLPIAAAKRIVQGVTFLK, from the coding sequence ATGAAAAAAACGTTTCTTAAATTAACCGCACTTTTAGGCTTATTCTTGTTGCCTTTCACGGCATTTGCAGAAGAGCCAATCCAGTCATTAAATAAAATGTCGCAAGCCATGCGAGATTTAAATTATGAGATTGCTTTTGTGCAAACGACACCAACGAATATGGACTCGTTCCGTTATCGTCATATTAAGCAAGGGCAAAAAGTGTATGCACAGTTGGTGACATTAGATGGTGAACAGCAAGAAATCATCCAGCGCGGTAATTTAGTCAGCTATTTCCAGCCGGATTCACGTGCTTTCACGATTAACAGTGGTGAGATTGTGGATGCGCTTTCGGCAGTAATTCGTACTGATTTTAGCAAGCTGAGTCAGAATTACGATTTTATTAAGCTTGGAAAAGACCGAATTGCAGGCCGATTTGTTGATACTATTCGTATTGTGCCCAAAGACGATTTTCGCTATCAATACCTCGTTTTCTTAGATGAAGAAAATGGTTTGTTATTGCGTGGCGATATGCTTGATCGTGAAGGCAAGTTATTGGATCAATTCCGTGTGGTGACGTTATATATCGATGATCGTCTACGTGGTTTAACCGATTACCTTAATAAAGTCTCGATGCCACCACTTTTAAGTGAAGGGAAACAAGAGTCATCTCTTTCAATCAATTGGAAAACCGATTGGTTACCACAAGGTTTTGATTTAATTCGTCAAAATCAAGATGTGATGGATGGTGAAGTGATTGAAAATGCGTTATTTAGTGATGGTCTTTTCACTTTCACGCTTTATGTTAACAAAGCTGACAGTACCGATGCAAAAGAAAACACATGGAAACAAGGGGCTTACACGATTTACAGTGAAGTCATGGGCGATAAAGAAATAACCTTTATAGGGCAGCTTCCAATTGCCGCAGCTAAGCGAATTGTGCAAGGCGTAACATTCTTAAAATAA